In a genomic window of bacterium:
- a CDS encoding non-heme iron oxygenase ferredoxin subunit: MFIEVAKLSDIAPGGLIAVEVQGKRILLGNLQGRIYAVENRCGHIGAPFHTGGTLDGYILTCPLHFAQFDIRTGEALCFPMLRNTPNLETHNLTTYPVKIDNDSIQIEI; this comes from the coding sequence ATGTTCATTGAAGTAGCGAAATTATCGGATATTGCGCCCGGTGGATTGATTGCCGTTGAAGTCCAGGGGAAACGAATCCTGCTCGGGAATCTACAGGGCAGGATTTATGCAGTTGAAAATCGCTGCGGACATATCGGTGCACCGTTCCATACCGGCGGAACCCTTGATGGATATATACTCACCTGTCCATTGCATTTCGCCCAGTTCGATATCCGAACTGGAGAAGCATTATGCTTCCCGATGCTCCGCAATACCCCCAACCTAGAAACTCATAATCTAACTACTTACCCAGTTAAGATAGATAACGATTCTATTCAAATTGAAATATAA
- a CDS encoding sugar phosphate isomerase/epimerase, which yields MPKERVALALYTVRDELAKDYIGTLKKVAEIGYPAVQISGSWSGNLSAQELKSVLADFGLTPAGAHVPLDKLENELESVLEFHNLIGNNYLVCPWIPVERRQTVDDWKKIGEIFNQIGSRCKAHGFEFAYHNHSFEFVKFSGKYAYDILFETCAPDLVKTEIDVYWVHHGGENPAEYIRKYADRSPLVHLKDMANDEKQSFAEVGYGILDWDDIFAACQEAKMQWYIVEQDVCQRSVFESIKMSLEFLKSKGIV from the coding sequence ATGCCTAAAGAACGAGTAGCTTTAGCGCTTTATACCGTTCGCGATGAACTGGCAAAAGATTATATCGGAACATTAAAAAAAGTTGCGGAAATCGGGTATCCGGCAGTCCAGATTTCCGGTTCATGGAGCGGGAATTTATCCGCGCAAGAATTGAAATCTGTTTTAGCTGATTTCGGCTTAACCCCTGCGGGAGCACATGTCCCACTCGATAAATTAGAAAATGAACTGGAAAGTGTTTTAGAATTTCATAACCTTATTGGCAACAATTATCTTGTTTGTCCATGGATTCCGGTTGAAAGACGGCAAACGGTTGATGATTGGAAGAAAATAGGAGAGATTTTTAATCAAATCGGTTCTCGATGTAAAGCGCACGGATTTGAATTCGCATATCATAACCATAGTTTTGAATTCGTTAAATTTAGTGGGAAATATGCGTATGATATTTTATTCGAAACCTGTGCTCCGGATTTGGTTAAAACCGAAATAGATGTTTATTGGGTACACCATGGCGGAGAAAACCCAGCAGAATATATTCGGAAATATGCGGATCGTAGCCCGTTAGTGCATCTGAAAGATATGGCGAATGATGAAAAGCAATCGTTCGCTGAAGTTGGATATGGCATTCTCGATTGGGATGATATTTTCGCTGCGTGCCAAGAAGCGAAAATGCAATGGTATATCGTTGAACAGGATGTGTGTCAACGGTCAGTATTTGAAAGTATCAAGATGAGTTTAGAGTTCTTGAAAAGCAAAGGAATCGTATAG
- a CDS encoding family 10 glycosylhydrolase — MRTIIFGLLLVILLFPDMARKSKAQEQVTFPQREFRGVWIATVNNIDWPSRKGLPVQEQQQELIKLFDLCTALNLNAVIFQVRPAGDAFYASKLEPWSVWLTGEQGKAPDPYYDPLEFAVAECHKRGLELHAWFNPYRAGFTSQASFASNHISKTHPEYVHRYGQNYWMDPGEPEIKQHTVNVILDVVRRYDIDGVHFDDYFYPYAVPGEAFPDSNSYSKYTSAGGKLKLDDWRRENVNSMVQQVYLGILKEKPWVKFGISPFGIWQPGYPPGITGLNAYATLYADSRKWLQEGWVDYFTPQLYWRIDSPGQSYPKLLEWWLQQNIRARHIYAGNILGGGGSRAASSTATTAANREIVNQVKITREQKALGNIFFSIKGLVRNRGKIQEVFQQEIYPQKALVPAMEWKRNYYPEQPAQVTAVSKGNTIMQLEWKPVRSARDDRALWRWAIYRQIGTANWELIAILPASLTSFADTLPSDIKIADIRYAITAVDRVSNESKPTITSVSK, encoded by the coding sequence ATGCGAACAATTATTTTCGGATTATTGCTGGTTATTCTTCTTTTTCCTGATATGGCAAGAAAAAGCAAAGCACAAGAGCAAGTTACGTTCCCGCAACGCGAATTTCGCGGTGTATGGATAGCTACGGTTAATAATATCGATTGGCCATCGCGAAAAGGGTTACCAGTTCAGGAACAACAGCAGGAGTTAATCAAACTATTCGATTTATGTACTGCACTAAATTTAAATGCGGTAATCTTCCAAGTTCGTCCGGCAGGAGATGCGTTTTATGCATCGAAACTCGAACCATGGTCGGTCTGGTTAACCGGAGAACAGGGAAAAGCGCCCGATCCCTATTACGACCCGCTAGAATTCGCAGTTGCTGAATGTCATAAACGTGGATTAGAACTCCATGCATGGTTTAATCCATATCGTGCCGGGTTTACTTCGCAAGCTTCTTTCGCATCAAATCATATTTCGAAGACTCACCCTGAATATGTTCATCGGTATGGGCAGAATTATTGGATGGATCCCGGCGAACCGGAAATCAAACAGCATACCGTGAATGTTATTCTTGATGTGGTTCGTCGTTATGATATTGACGGCGTACATTTTGACGATTATTTTTATCCGTATGCGGTTCCGGGAGAAGCATTTCCGGATAGCAATTCGTATAGCAAATATACGAGCGCAGGTGGAAAACTCAAATTAGATGATTGGCGCCGAGAGAATGTCAATTCGATGGTTCAGCAGGTATATCTCGGGATTCTAAAAGAGAAACCGTGGGTAAAATTCGGGATTAGCCCGTTCGGAATCTGGCAACCGGGATATCCGCCGGGAATAACCGGATTGAATGCTTATGCGACGTTATATGCTGATTCGCGAAAATGGCTGCAAGAAGGCTGGGTAGATTATTTCACCCCGCAACTCTATTGGCGGATTGATTCGCCTGGGCAGAGTTATCCGAAACTACTCGAATGGTGGTTACAGCAGAACATTCGTGCGCGGCATATCTATGCGGGGAACATTCTCGGGGGTGGCGGGTCACGGGCGGCAAGTTCAACCGCAACGACTGCAGCGAATCGCGAAATCGTCAATCAGGTTAAAATTACTCGAGAACAAAAAGCGCTTGGAAATATCTTCTTTAGCATAAAAGGATTAGTTCGGAATCGCGGAAAAATCCAAGAAGTATTCCAACAAGAAATATATCCGCAAAAAGCGCTGGTTCCAGCAATGGAATGGAAACGGAATTATTATCCCGAGCAACCCGCACAGGTTACCGCAGTTTCAAAAGGAAATACTATCATGCAGCTCGAATGGAAACCAGTAAGATCCGCTCGAGACGATCGCGCATTATGGCGGTGGGCGATATATCGCCAAATCGGAACGGCAAATTGGGAACTTATCGCGATTCTGCCTGCTTCGTTAACGAGTTTTGCTGATACCCTACCATCGGATATCAAAATAGCTGATATTCGGTATGCAATAACAGCAGTAGACCGTGTATCGAATGAAAGCAAACCGACTATAACCTCGGTTTCTAAATAA
- a CDS encoding ferredoxin:thioredoxin reductase, whose product MNSESRKKALRYFYQRVVEPLGYKFSPDTELVEFLLEQEVKLEQKHGSPYCPCQGLTKDRERNLRIICPCIPYHREHFDVMKRCWCGLFVHQDVTNPEQLEQISAEEAKRRIADVH is encoded by the coding sequence ATGAATTCTGAATCTCGGAAAAAAGCGTTGCGTTATTTCTATCAGAGAGTGGTTGAACCGTTAGGATATAAATTCAGTCCGGATACGGAATTAGTTGAATTTCTGCTCGAACAGGAAGTAAAATTAGAACAGAAACATGGTAGTCCCTATTGTCCCTGCCAAGGGTTAACCAAAGACCGAGAACGGAATCTACGGATTATTTGCCCATGTATTCCATATCATCGGGAACATTTTGATGTGATGAAACGATGTTGGTGCGGGTTGTTCGTTCATCAAGATGTGACCAATCCGGAGCAATTAGAGCAGATTTCGGCTGAAGAAGCGAAAAGGAGAATAGCTGATGTTCATTGA
- the ruvX gene encoding Holliday junction resolvase RuvX encodes MSILGLDVGEKRIGVAISAGDGNIAVPLKVLHRMSKEKDIREIKNIIAENKVTEIVVGLPRRLDGTLQIQADKVQRFIQLLQEHIDIPIHTWNEWLTSKEAERTLITADVSRQKRKQVIDKLAAVLILQGYLDAHETKK; translated from the coding sequence ATGTCTATTCTCGGTCTTGATGTTGGGGAAAAACGTATCGGCGTGGCTATTTCAGCTGGCGATGGAAATATTGCGGTTCCGTTAAAAGTTCTCCATCGGATGTCAAAAGAAAAAGATATTCGAGAAATTAAAAATATTATTGCAGAAAATAAGGTTACTGAAATTGTGGTTGGGTTACCTCGACGGCTTGATGGAACACTCCAGATTCAAGCGGATAAAGTTCAACGGTTCATCCAGCTGTTGCAAGAACATATTGATATCCCAATTCATACCTGGAACGAATGGCTGACCTCCAAAGAAGCGGAACGAACCCTTATTACAGCTGATGTATCCCGGCAAAAAAGGAAACAGGTGATCGATAAACTCGCAGCGGTATTAATCCTACAGGGGTATCTTGATGCGCATGAAACGAAAAAATAA
- a CDS encoding Rieske (2Fe-2S) protein: MSSWHYVIDENKIAENRIHLVSPKGIPILLIKQRERMYAISNICAHMGCPLHTGKLDGFILACPCHAWKFDIRTGQMVEAKEIKIPIYALKREAGKIYINLKD; this comes from the coding sequence ATGTCGTCTTGGCATTATGTTATAGATGAAAATAAGATAGCCGAAAATCGGATACATTTGGTTTCTCCGAAAGGTATCCCGATTTTATTGATTAAACAGCGCGAGCGGATGTATGCGATATCGAATATCTGCGCCCATATGGGGTGTCCGCTTCACACCGGGAAACTCGATGGATTTATTCTCGCCTGTCCTTGCCATGCATGGAAATTCGATATCCGCACAGGACAAATGGTCGAAGCGAAAGAAATCAAAATCCCAATCTATGCATTGAAACGAGAAGCTGGGAAAATATATATTAATTTGAAGGATTAA
- the mltG gene encoding endolytic transglycosylase MltG, with product MKRKNKIILAIIIFLLLDILIILYINIYTPYDSKYYSRTVIIPPKTSTYGIALLLERAELINSPLLFVLYVKLGGASKSLKAGNYQLDSQMSLAEIVNRLQVGAEATGSMVTIPEGYNLEQIANLLQSRAIVTATDFIAAAQSPEYLARYRISRNNLEGYLFPDTYRFYPNIPAKKAIDLMLVEFDKQVIPLYENAKKHTKFSLDQIITLASLIEKETGGESEKKLISAVFHNRLKRGMPLQCDPTIRYIVKKPTELLTKEDMQVESPYNTYLHRGLPPGPICNPGLSSIEAALHPDPSGYLYFVSRNDGTHEFSYTLQQHNIAVLKYQRNNKDKNGESVGALDTATTTAQ from the coding sequence ATGAAACGAAAAAATAAAATCATTTTAGCTATCATTATATTTCTGCTCCTTGATATTCTGATTATTCTCTACATCAATATTTATACCCCTTACGATAGTAAATACTATTCGCGCACGGTTATTATCCCCCCGAAAACCAGCACCTACGGAATAGCGTTATTATTGGAGCGAGCAGAATTAATCAATTCACCGCTGTTATTCGTTTTGTATGTTAAACTCGGCGGCGCCTCGAAAAGTCTGAAAGCCGGAAACTATCAGCTCGATTCGCAGATGAGTTTAGCTGAGATCGTCAATCGGTTACAGGTTGGAGCAGAAGCTACCGGTTCAATGGTAACTATTCCGGAAGGATATAATCTCGAACAAATTGCTAATCTTTTGCAATCTCGGGCGATTGTAACCGCAACAGATTTCATTGCCGCAGCGCAGTCCCCGGAATATTTAGCTCGATATCGAATCTCGCGCAATAATCTGGAAGGATACTTATTTCCGGATACCTACCGTTTCTATCCGAATATTCCGGCAAAAAAAGCTATCGATTTGATGCTCGTTGAATTCGATAAACAGGTTATCCCGCTTTATGAAAATGCTAAGAAACATACGAAATTTTCTCTCGACCAGATAATCACGTTAGCGTCATTAATCGAAAAAGAGACTGGCGGTGAAAGCGAGAAAAAACTTATTTCCGCAGTATTCCATAATCGGCTTAAACGCGGCATGCCACTCCAATGCGACCCGACCATACGATATATTGTTAAAAAACCGACAGAGCTGTTAACGAAAGAAGATATGCAGGTCGAATCACCGTATAATACGTATTTACATCGAGGATTACCTCCGGGACCAATCTGTAATCCGGGATTATCATCGATCGAAGCGGCGTTACATCCAGACCCGAGCGGATATCTCTATTTCGTTTCCCGCAACGATGGCACGCACGAATTTAGTTACACGCTGCAACAGCATAATATAGCTGTGCTCAAATATCAGAGAAACAATAAGGATAAAAACGGAGAAAGCGTAGGAGCGCTTGATACGGCAACCACGACAGCCCAATAG
- a CDS encoding citrate transporter, with amino-acid sequence MVIGIVLIVIFLIMMVLMYLNKISALLALPLMAILFAIIGSIPLLFLGSSYQGIVPETVQLAPAESQNITFSLYSESTGGTPLWSETQSVKVTNRSYSVILGNSRTIPRRLFDGQTYYLGIQYGKSAELTEREVIILTSYGSQIWTKLTTSGLSKSFSYLRDLAANNDVLKVVIGEGSLRLHEAYTLALFGGMLALFVRKKGIAEAIIRIAAELAGDKPVVVAIVMMLVTAGLFITLGGLGAIIMVGSIIFPIMLSLGTPPLIAAGVMLIGVCAGGSLFPGSWVFYENTLGVPTDITRAFAIKIAGLYILIGLIFILIGLRKKNMVHYWAEEIQTEEPTKKKISILALLTPLVPIILVLLFKVPFFAAFIAGLIWGLITTWEKGAIKSFTQALFEGAESVLPAVLLMIGIGMLLKSVTLETVKGYLQPLLSSIIPSSRLGYLVVFTLLAPLALYRGPLNVWGMGSGLAGIMLATGTLPPPAIMGLFISVGAIQGVCDPTNTHNVWIASYLGVDVIAITKKLIPYIWVLAAIGLVISAMSYL; translated from the coding sequence ATGGTTATCGGAATAGTATTAATAGTAATCTTTTTAATCATGATGGTATTAATGTATCTGAATAAAATTTCTGCGTTGTTAGCGTTACCGCTTATGGCGATTCTATTTGCGATTATCGGCAGTATTCCGTTACTTTTTCTTGGCAGTAGCTATCAAGGTATAGTTCCGGAGACAGTTCAGCTAGCACCAGCAGAATCGCAAAACATAACGTTTAGTCTCTATAGTGAATCAACCGGCGGAACACCGTTATGGTCGGAAACGCAGTCGGTTAAAGTAACGAATAGGTCGTATTCAGTTATCCTAGGGAATAGTAGGACTATTCCTCGGCGGCTATTTGATGGCCAAACCTATTATCTTGGGATCCAATATGGTAAATCGGCTGAACTTACCGAACGGGAAGTAATCATTTTGACTTCATACGGCTCGCAAATCTGGACGAAATTGACGACGAGTGGATTGAGTAAATCGTTCAGTTACCTACGCGATTTAGCAGCGAATAATGATGTATTGAAAGTAGTTATCGGCGAAGGGTCATTGCGTTTGCATGAAGCGTATACGTTAGCATTATTCGGCGGGATGCTCGCGCTTTTCGTTCGGAAAAAAGGAATCGCAGAAGCGATCATCCGAATCGCAGCAGAGCTTGCGGGAGATAAACCGGTCGTTGTCGCTATTGTTATGATGCTGGTTACTGCCGGATTGTTTATCACGCTCGGGGGATTAGGTGCGATTATTATGGTCGGCAGTATTATCTTCCCGATTATGCTTTCGCTCGGGACGCCGCCGTTAATCGCTGCAGGGGTAATGTTAATTGGAGTTTGTGCTGGCGGCTCATTATTCCCTGGTAGCTGGGTGTTCTATGAAAATACGCTCGGGGTTCCAACCGATATCACCCGTGCTTTTGCAATCAAAATTGCCGGATTATACATTCTTATCGGATTAATTTTTATTCTTATCGGATTACGCAAAAAAAATATGGTGCATTATTGGGCAGAAGAAATTCAAACGGAGGAACCGACGAAAAAGAAAATCAGTATTCTAGCGCTCCTGACTCCGCTCGTACCGATCATTTTAGTTTTATTATTCAAGGTACCATTTTTTGCTGCGTTTATTGCCGGATTAATCTGGGGGTTAATCACTACTTGGGAGAAAGGAGCTATCAAATCGTTTACGCAAGCGCTGTTTGAAGGCGCAGAAAGTGTTCTTCCCGCAGTATTGTTAATGATTGGCATCGGGATGCTATTAAAATCGGTTACCTTGGAGACCGTTAAAGGATATTTACAACCGCTGTTATCGAGCATTATTCCCAGTAGTAGACTCGGATATCTTGTAGTATTCACTCTACTCGCACCGTTAGCGTTATATCGCGGTCCGTTAAATGTCTGGGGGATGGGTTCTGGACTTGCGGGGATAATGCTAGCGACGGGAACGTTACCTCCGCCAGCGATTATGGGATTATTTATATCCGTCGGTGCAATTCAAGGAGTTTGCGACCCAACCAATACCCATAATGTCTGGATTGCCAGTTATCTCGGAGTAGATGTTATCGCGATAACGAAAAAGCTCATTCCATATATCTGGGTTCTTGCAGCGATTGGGTTAGTCATTTCTGCAATGAGTTATTTATAA
- a CDS encoding glutaredoxin family protein, producing the protein MKKVFIYALSTCPWCEKTKQFFEERNIPFDYVDCDLLDEDEQEQTFQKMLDISGSTATPVVLIGDKVIIGYHPDQFLEALGLTS; encoded by the coding sequence ATGAAAAAAGTATTTATTTATGCGTTAAGTACTTGTCCATGGTGTGAGAAGACCAAACAGTTTTTTGAAGAACGGAACATTCCATTTGACTATGTAGATTGCGACTTGTTGGATGAAGATGAACAGGAGCAAACGTTTCAGAAAATGTTGGATATTTCTGGGTCAACCGCAACTCCGGTTGTACTCATCGGGGATAAGGTTATCATTGGTTATCATCCAGACCAATTCCTAGAAGCGTTAGGATTAACGTCATAA
- a CDS encoding glycosyltransferase family 2 protein, with the protein MKLSVIVPVYNEKNTIREILQKVRNVPIEKEIIVVDGNSTDGTKEILAEEANQPDTKVIYEPAPRGRGAALKLGMQHATGDIYIFQDGDLELDPADYPALIQPIESNAAKVVFGSRFLGKSTGYMNPLQLFGNKFLTWLVNLLYGSKLTDVETCYQVFRAEAVKDIEIKSNDFNFTVELAVKLIKKGFQITEIPIKYTPRSRDEGKKVRWKDGFTSLYTLIKYRFVK; encoded by the coding sequence ATGAAACTATCAGTCATAGTTCCGGTATATAACGAAAAAAATACGATTCGTGAAATTTTGCAAAAGGTTCGCAATGTTCCAATTGAGAAAGAAATCATCGTGGTTGATGGCAATTCAACTGATGGAACCAAAGAGATTCTCGCAGAAGAAGCGAACCAACCGGATACGAAAGTTATCTACGAACCGGCACCGCGCGGGCGGGGAGCAGCATTAAAACTCGGGATGCAACATGCTACCGGCGATATCTATATTTTTCAGGATGGCGATTTGGAGCTTGACCCTGCAGATTATCCGGCGTTAATCCAACCGATTGAATCGAATGCGGCGAAAGTAGTTTTCGGTTCTCGGTTCCTTGGCAAATCGACCGGATACATGAATCCGTTACAACTATTCGGGAATAAGTTTTTAACCTGGTTAGTGAATCTACTGTACGGTAGTAAATTAACTGATGTCGAAACCTGCTACCAGGTATTTCGCGCAGAAGCTGTGAAAGATATTGAAATTAAAAGTAACGATTTTAATTTCACGGTTGAACTTGCGGTGAAATTGATTAAAAAAGGATTTCAGATAACCGAGATTCCGATAAAATATACGCCACGAAGTCGCGATGAAGGGAAAAAAGTCCGGTGGAAAGACGGGTTTACTTCACTCTATACACTGATTAAATACCGATTTGTTAAATAA
- the alaS gene encoding alanine--tRNA ligase produces MLTKEIRLRFLEFFQRYGHTLVPSDGLIPKHDPTLLFTSAGMVQFKDHFLQKINLEYTRAVSCQKCLRTSDIENVGRTARHHTFFEMLGNFSFGDYFKQEAIRWAWQFVTEELHLPKEKLWISIYTDDDESFNFWHTEAGVAANRIVRLGKESNFWQMGETGPCGPCSEILIDQGENVGCRKPNCSPACDCDRFLEFWNLVFTQFDRQADGTLLPLPKKNIDTGMGLERTAAIVQGVRSNFEIDLFRPLIHYIHEFTDIRYGSDAKSDISFRVIADHSRALTFAISEGILPSNEGRGYVIRRILRRAYRHGKLLGIEEPFLYRVAGEVVELMQDTYPDLRTRWQHTSNIILTEEKRFETTLNQGLALLDEWINKLKQTGDTVIPGEIAFKLYDTYGFPLDLTMDIAAENQLTVDQSGFNAELSLQQERARAAWVGSGEQKVSDVYHQIQKQFGDTEFLGYKKEKLHAKLLAIIKNGQIVESAEPHETVELVFDRTPFYAESGGQVGDTGCITKGKGTKAEVSTTVKKVGNSIIHQVNIQKGKVNVGENYLLTVDSEKRYNTARNHTATHLLHTALRRVLGDHVHQSGSLVAADRLRFDFTHYQALTEEELNRVEEIVNQQIQNNLPVKALISSVEEANRLGAIALFGEKYGKLVRVIKVADFSIELCGGIHVARTGDIGLFVIVSSGAVAAGVRRIEAVTGKTAFHYLKKMQRILFDTAELVKSEPDKLYSRIESLVAETKQLHKEIEKLKTQKTSINLESILQSAVETNGIKVIAQKIKDGDQKTLLSITDQLKARLHNSVAVLGSSLADKVYLIALVTKDLTNRVHAGKLIQRIAAIVDGGGGGRPDLAQAGGKNPAKLDEALSQVPEFVKQMMQR; encoded by the coding sequence ATGCTTACGAAAGAAATCCGGTTACGTTTCTTAGAGTTTTTTCAACGGTATGGACATACGTTAGTACCCAGCGATGGGTTAATTCCAAAGCATGACCCAACGTTATTATTTACCAGTGCTGGAATGGTGCAGTTTAAAGACCATTTTCTGCAGAAGATTAACCTCGAATATACCCGTGCTGTTTCGTGTCAAAAATGTTTACGAACCTCTGATATAGAAAATGTTGGTCGTACCGCTCGCCATCACACCTTTTTTGAAATGCTCGGTAACTTTTCATTTGGCGATTATTTTAAACAGGAAGCAATTCGCTGGGCATGGCAGTTTGTTACCGAAGAATTGCATCTGCCTAAAGAAAAATTATGGATTTCAATTTATACCGATGACGATGAATCGTTTAATTTCTGGCATACAGAAGCTGGTGTAGCGGCAAATCGGATTGTCCGATTAGGGAAGGAAAGCAACTTCTGGCAGATGGGTGAAACAGGTCCTTGTGGACCCTGTTCTGAGATTCTGATTGACCAAGGAGAAAATGTAGGGTGTCGGAAACCGAATTGTTCTCCAGCATGTGATTGCGATCGGTTCCTTGAGTTCTGGAATTTGGTTTTCACTCAATTTGACCGTCAAGCGGATGGAACTTTACTTCCCTTACCCAAGAAAAATATTGATACTGGCATGGGATTAGAACGAACCGCAGCAATTGTTCAAGGAGTACGGAGCAACTTCGAGATAGATTTATTTCGACCGCTAATTCATTACATTCATGAGTTTACGGATATCCGCTATGGAAGTGATGCGAAATCCGATATATCGTTTCGGGTTATCGCTGACCATAGTCGTGCGTTAACCTTTGCTATCAGTGAAGGTATTCTCCCTTCGAACGAAGGACGCGGGTATGTTATCCGTCGGATTCTTCGTCGCGCCTATCGCCATGGAAAATTATTGGGAATAGAAGAACCGTTCTTATATCGAGTAGCCGGCGAAGTGGTTGAGTTGATGCAGGATACGTATCCGGACTTGCGAACGCGCTGGCAACATACTTCAAACATTATTCTTACGGAAGAGAAACGGTTCGAAACCACACTCAACCAAGGATTAGCGCTACTGGATGAATGGATCAATAAATTAAAACAAACTGGGGATACCGTTATTCCTGGAGAAATTGCGTTTAAACTCTACGATACGTATGGGTTCCCATTAGATTTAACTATGGATATTGCTGCAGAAAATCAACTTACCGTTGACCAATCCGGATTTAACGCTGAATTATCTCTGCAGCAGGAACGAGCTCGAGCTGCATGGGTTGGTTCCGGTGAACAGAAAGTATCTGATGTCTATCATCAGATACAGAAACAATTCGGGGATACGGAATTTCTTGGGTATAAAAAAGAAAAGCTTCATGCAAAACTACTCGCGATAATTAAAAACGGACAAATTGTTGAATCGGCTGAACCCCACGAGACGGTTGAACTTGTGTTTGACCGAACCCCGTTTTATGCAGAATCCGGCGGACAGGTTGGAGACACCGGATGTATCACTAAAGGAAAAGGGACTAAAGCTGAAGTTTCTACTACGGTCAAAAAAGTTGGGAATTCAATTATCCATCAGGTGAACATTCAAAAAGGAAAAGTTAACGTTGGAGAAAACTATCTTTTAACCGTTGATAGTGAAAAACGGTATAACACCGCACGAAACCATACGGCTACGCATCTCCTGCATACTGCATTACGTCGCGTGCTCGGTGACCATGTGCATCAATCTGGCTCGTTAGTCGCTGCAGACCGACTCCGATTCGATTTTACTCACTATCAAGCGCTAACCGAAGAAGAACTTAATCGCGTTGAAGAAATTGTTAATCAACAAATTCAAAACAATCTCCCAGTTAAAGCACTGATTTCGTCGGTTGAGGAAGCGAACCGGCTTGGTGCAATCGCTTTATTTGGTGAGAAATATGGGAAATTGGTTCGCGTGATTAAAGTTGCGGATTTTTCGATTGAACTGTGCGGTGGAATCCATGTAGCGCGGACTGGTGATATTGGTTTATTTGTTATTGTAAGCAGTGGTGCTGTTGCCGCCGGAGTTCGCCGAATTGAGGCGGTTACCGGAAAAACCGCATTTCACTATCTGAAAAAAATGCAACGGATACTATTTGATACCGCAGAATTAGTTAAATCTGAGCCAGATAAACTATATTCACGAATTGAATCGCTAGTCGCTGAAACTAAACAACTACATAAAGAAATTGAAAAACTTAAAACGCAGAAGACCTCAATTAATTTAGAATCAATCCTGCAATCAGCTGTTGAAACTAATGGTATCAAAGTTATTGCTCAGAAAATAAAAGATGGTGACCAGAAAACATTATTGAGTATAACTGACCAGTTAAAAGCCAGACTGCATAATTCGGTAGCTGTTCTCGGGTCGAGTTTAGCGGATAAAGTTTACTTAATTGCGCTGGTTACTAAAGATTTAACCAATCGGGTTCATGCGGGAAAATTAATCCAGCGAATTGCAGCGATAGTTGATGGTGGCGGCGGTGGTCGGCCTGACCTTGCTCAGGCAGGCGGGAAAAATCCAGCGAAATTAGATGAGGCGTTATCCCAGGTTCCTGAATTCGTTAAACAGATGATGCAGAGATAA